The proteins below are encoded in one region of Misgurnus anguillicaudatus chromosome 24, ASM2758022v2, whole genome shotgun sequence:
- the LOC129437278 gene encoding olfactory receptor 51I2-like: MENKTHFYFMLFGNLGHRRYVLFTLGFVLYCVIIILNVLIILAICLERTLHQPMYILILCLSINSLYGTAAFFPRMLSDLLSDTHTISTEACLIQSFVIFTYTANEFATLMLMAFDRFVAISKPLQYHNIITLRVLTVLIFIPCIFSMPFMGISILLTSRMTMCDNKLWKVYCHNYELVMLSCTNSVLSNVWGFFVLIISGVIPLCLILYSYVKILIICQRSSSQFRSKAYQTCIPHIVILVNFSIGIISETILSRLVNLEMPTWLSVFFSLEFLVVPPIVNPLVYALNFTCIRKKIICLVKKCYTNVTD; the protein is encoded by the coding sequence AtggaaaataaaacacatttttacttcATGTTGTTTGGAAATCTTGGGCATAGAAGATATGTTTTGTTCACTTTGGGGTTTGTTTTATACTGTGTGATCATAATCCTAAATGTCCTTATTATTCTTGCAATATGTTTGGAAAGAACATTACACCAGCCCATGTACATTCTGATTTTATGTTTGTCTATTAACTCTCTGTATGGTACAGCTGCCTTTTTTCCAAGGATGTTGTCTGACTTGCTATCTGATACACACACAATCTCCACTGAAGCATGTCTCATCCAGAGTTTTGTCATTTTCACATATACAGCAAATGAGTTTGCAACATTAATGTTAATGGCATTTGACAGATTTGTTGCAATCAGTAAACCCTTACAGTACCACAACATAATAACTTTGAGGGTACtaactgttttaatttttataccCTGTATTTTTTCAATGCCTTTTATGGGTATCTCTATTCTTTTAACTTCCAGAATGACAATGTGTGATAACAAACTGTGGAAGGTGTACTGTCACAATTATGAACTTGTTATGCTCTCTTGTACAAACAGTGTACTTAGTAATGTTTGGGGTTTCTTTGTATTGATTATATCTGGTGTTATCCCTTTGTGCTTAATATTATATTCTTATGTTAAAATTCTTATCATTTGTCAAAGAAGCTCATCACAGTTCAGAAGCAAAGCTTATCAAACTTGTATTCCACACATAGTGATTCTTGTCAATTTCTCAATTGGCATTATTTCAGAAACCATTTTAAGTCGGCTTGTGAATTTAGAAATGCCAACATGGCTGTCAGTATTTTTTTCATTGGAGTTTCTCGTTGTACCACCAATCGTTAACCCTCTTGTTTATGCTTTAAACTTCACTTGTATtcgcaaaaaaattatttgcctTGTAAAAAAATGTTACACAAATGTTACAGATTGA